TGACAGGTTGTCTCTGGAGGCGTATAGTCTCCCCCAATATTTCCTGGTTATTCTGTCGCGATGAAAGGGAAGGCCTGTCCAAGGTGTGCGGAGGACAGAGAGAAGGGTTCTTGGGCTGAAAGACTCTTCACTCCGCGGGAAAAGGTCACCGCCCTGGAGCGTGCGTTGAAAACCGTGAATCCGAAAGGGTCAAGACGCAGGGGAGCGCCCCTTATCGCGCTGTGAGATGCCGTTTTTTGGAGTGCGTTTTTTCGGAGACGTGCTTCATGCGAAAAGCGGAAGTGAAGTGGAACCGCGGGACTCCCGTCTTCATAGAAGAAGGGAGTCTTTTTGTTTTCTGCGGATCAGGGAGGTGTTTCCATTGCGTGGAGTGCTTCATCGATATGGGACGAATCTGCGCCTTACGGAGCGGACTCCCCTTCTCTCTCTTGGAGAGGGGAGCACGCCTCTTGTGGCGTGCCGGAACCTGGGAGGGGAGCTTGGCATCGAGCTTTTCGCCAAGTATGAGGGATTGAATCCCACCGGATCCTTCAAGGATCGCGGGATGGTCCTCGCCGTGGCGAAGGCGCTGGAGGCGGGGAGCAGGGCGGTGGTGTGCGCCTCCACGGGCAACACTTCGGCCTCCGCCGCGGCCTATGCGGCGACTGCGGGCATTCCCTGTCACGTGCTGCTTCCGGCGGGCAAGGTGGCTCTCGGCAAGCTCGCCCAGGCGCTCATCTACGGAGCGAAGGTCATTGCCGTGCGGGGGAATTTCGACACGGCTCTCGACCTCGCCCGGGATGCCTCGCGGCGACTCGGCCTGGCCATCGTGAACTCCGTGAATCCCTATCGGCTCAGGGGGCAGCGGTCCGCCGCGTGGGAGATCTGCGACGATCTGGGGGACGCGCCGGACTGGCTCGCCATTCCCGTGGGCAACGCGGGGAACATCACCGCCTACTGGGCGGGCTTCGTCCAGTACGCCCGGTCCGGAAAAGCCTCCCGGATTCCCCGGATGATGGGGTTTCAGGCCGAAGGAGCCAGCCCGATGGTGAGGGGGGAGGATGTGCCCCAGCCCGAGACGGTGGCCACGGCGATTCGCATCGGGCGCCCCGTGAACGCCCGAAAGGCCCGTTGGGCCGTGCGGCGTTCCGGCGGAGCCTTTGCCGCGGTGTCGGACCCGGAGATCCTGGAGGCCCAGAGGATCTTGGCCTCCAGGGAGGGACTCTTTGCGGAACCGGCCTCGGCGGCTCCGCTGGCGGGGCTTCTGGCGCTTGCCCGCCGGAATGAACTGCCGAGGGGGATTCGAGTGGTCATGGTGCTCACGGGAAACGGCCTCAAGGATCCCGATGCCGCGCTGGGAAAGACTCCGGCCATCACGGAAATCGACGGAAACTGGAGTTCTCTCGAGGAGGTGTTCCGGTCATGACCTTTCCGATTCGCGTCCGGGTTCCCGCGTCGAGCGCCAATCTCGGTTCGGGCTTCGACACGTTGGGCATGGGGCTCACGTTCTACAACGTGTACGAAGTGCTGGAACTCCTTCCATCGGGTACCTATCAGGTGGAGGTCGTGGGAGAGGGAAGTCGTGAACTGGAGGATCCCGCGGCGAATCTGGTCATCCGTTCCTACGAGGCGGCATTCGAGGCCTGGGAGAGGGAAGCTCCGGGGCTGGTCTTCCGGGCGCTCAACGCGGTTCCCCTCTGTCGTGGGCTGGGCAGTTCCGCCGGTGCCGTGGTGGGAGGTGTCCTGCTCGCGAACGCTCTGCGGGAACGCCCTCTGTCGAAAGAGGAACTGTTGCCCCTCATGGTCCGTCTTGAAGGGCATCCTGACAACGTGGTTCCTTGCTGCGTCGGCGGCATGGTGGTGAGTTGCTGGGACGGGGAGCGCCTTCGCTATCTTCGGTTGACTTCCATGCCTCCGGACGTGTCGGTGGTGGTGGCGGTTCCGGAGTTTCGAGTGAGCACCAAGGCGGCTCGGGAAGTTCTTCCCGAGGTGGTCTCCCTCAAGGACGCCGTGTTCAACGTGAGTCGTGCGGCTCTCTTCACCGCCGCATGGGCCACCGGGTCCTGGGAACATCTTCTCTGGGCCATGGAGGATAAGCTGCATCAGCAGTTCCGGGCAAAGCTCTTTCCGGGGGGCGAGGAGATTCTTTCGGAGATCCGGAAGAGTCCCGAGTGCATGGGAGTGGCCATCAGCGGTTCGGGACCGAGCATGATGGCCTTCGTGAAGGGAAATCCCCAGGGAGTGGCGGGGCGCATGTGCCGCATCTTCTCGGGGAATGGTGTGCGGTCCCGGTTCTTTGTCCTCGATGTGGACGAGGCTGGTGCGAAACTGTCCGGAGGTGGCGGACGTGTCGCGACTGGTGCTTAAGTTCGGGGGCTCCTCCGTGGCGGATCCGGGGCGGATGCACGCCGTGGCCGCGAGGATCGAACCTTTCGTCAGAGAGGGCAACGAGGTTGTCGTCGTGGTCTCCGCCCGGGGGAAGACCACGGACGAACTGCTCTCCCTCGCCGGAGAGCTTCGAGGGCAGGACAACCGGGAAATGGATCAGCTTCTCGCCACGGGGGAGCAGCAGTCCATCGCACTGCTCGCTCTCGCCCTGCGGGATCGAAAGGTTCCCGCCCGCTCCTTCACGGGATTGCAGGCGGGGATCTATGCCGACGGCTATCACATGGAAGGACGGATCCGCACGGTGCAACCCCATTGCCTCGAAAAAGCTCTCGCCGAGGGGGTGGTCCCCGTGGTGGCGGGCTTTCAGGGCATCAATGCCTCGGGGGATATCATCACGCTCGGTCGGGGCGGGTCCGACCTGTCCGCGGTGGCCCTCGCCGCGTCCCTGGAAGCTGACGCCTGTCACATCTACACGGATGTGACCGGTGTCTACAGCGCGGATCCCCGGCTCGTTCCGGAGGCGCGCAAGCTCTCCCGGGTCTCCTACGGTGTGTGCATGGAGATGGCCGTCATGGGGGCCAAGGTGCTCCAGGCGAGGAGCGTGGAGATGGCGGCGCAGTATGACGTTCCCGTCTACGTGGCGTCGTCCTTCGACGAAGAGGAGGGAACATGGGTCATGAGAGAAGATGTGAACGAGCGTCTGGTCGTTCAGGCGGTGACACAGGACGGAAACGTGGCCAAGGTGGCCGTACTGGGAGTGCCGGACGTTCCGGGTATCGCCGCGAAGCTCTTCGGAGCGCTCGGCCAGAATGGCATCGGAGTGGAGATGATCATTCAGAGCGTCATGCGCGGTGACGTGAACGACATTGCTTTTCTTGTCCACAAGGCGTTTCTTGGCGAGGCGATCCGCATTTGCCGGAATGTCGCCCGGGACATCGAGGCCCAGGGCGTGACCTTCGACACGGAGATCGCCCGGATCTCCGTGGTGGGCGCGGGCATCGCCAACCATCCCGAAGTTCCTTCAAAAATGTTCTCCATTCTGGCCGACGTGGGGATCAACATCGACATGATCGCCTCCACCGCCCAGTCTATTACCTGCGTTATTCCCTCCGGTCAGGTGGAGACGGCGGTGCGTGCGTTGCATCGTCATTTCGTTGAGGAGGAAGCGCCGTGCGCGTCGCCGTCCTAGGTGCCACCGGTCTGGTCGGCCGGGAAATGATCGCGGTTCTGGAGCAGCGTTCTTTCCCCGTGGACGAACTAGTGCCTCTCGCGTCGGAGCGCTCTGCGGGGGTCGTGCTTCCTTTTCGTGGGGAGAGCGTTGCCGTTCGGGCGGTGTCGGAGGATGCTTTCGAGGGGGTCGATCTGGCGCTCTTTTCCGCGGGGAGCGGGCCTTCCCGGACGTGGGCTCCCGTCGCTCGGAGCAAGGGTGCCTGGGTGGTGGACAACAGCTCGGCCTGGCGCATGGCCCCCGATGTCTTCCTGGTGGTTCCCGAAGTCAACGCGGGAACCCTCCCGGAAACGCCCTCGGTGATCGCCAATCCGAACTGCGCCACCATCCAGACCGTCGTTGCGCTGAACCCGCTGCACCAGGCGGCGGGGCTTCTCGAATTCGCCGCCGTGACCTTTCAGTCCGTCTCCGGAACGGGACAGGCGGCTCTCCGGGAACTTGCGGAGGGCAGCTCCCTTGCCCGGTTCGAGAGAGGAATCCCTCTCGGAGGGGCAGAGCGGGCGCAGGTCTATCCCCATCCCATCGCCTTCAACGTCCTGCCCCATATCGGCGGGTTCGACGACGAGGGGATCAGTGAGGAAGAGTGGAAAATGGTTCGGGAATCCCGGAAGATTCTGGGACTTCCCGAGCTTCCGGTGAGTTGCACCACCGTGCGGGTTCCCGTGTTCCGCGGGCATGCCGTGGCCGTGACGGCGGTGTTCCGCGATGCCCTCTCTCCGGATGAGGCCCGGGAGATTCTTCGAAATGCCCCCGGAGTGGTCGTGGAGGACGACACCGGGAAGAGCGTGTATCCCCTCCCCAGAAGAGCCGCAGGAACGGATCCCGTCTACGTGGGACGCATTCGCCGGGATACGGCGCGCAAGAACGCCCTTGCCCTGTGGGTCGTGTCCGACAATCTCCGCAAGGGCGCGGCCCTCAACGCGGTACAGATCGGCGAGACGTTGCTGGAAAAGGGGCTTCTCCGGCACTGAACTCCTTCTTCGTCCTCTCCCGGCGGAGGGGGCCGTCCGTCGGAAGGATAGTGGATTTCGGCTGAAGGGCTGAGTGGAATTGCCGATTCTCTCTTGCTGCAAGTGCACGAACCGGACCCGATAGGATAGAATAGCTGCGGCGCCGAAGGCGCCGCAGAGCTTTTTTCAGGGAGGAACAGTCATGAAGCGCCGTGTCAGCGCAACTGCCGTCACCGCTTTGGGGGCGGGCGTGATCGCTCTTCTCCTCTGTTTTTCCTCCGTCGGACATGCGGAGGAGAGCGGGGGAAGCGCAGTGTCGGGAAAGGTGACGCTCACTGCGGAATCACTTCGCTACGACCCCGAGTCGCAGCGCATTATCGCCGAGGGAAACGTGACCATCCGGAGGGGCGCCGGTCGGATGACCGCCGAGCGGGGAGAGGGGCGGAGCGACGGTTCGCTCTTCATCCTCACCGGAAACGTGGCGGCGACCTTTCCCGAGGAAGAACTCGAACTCGCCTGTGCCTATCTCACCTATCGCGCACGGGATGCCTGGCTGCTCGCGTCCGGAGATGTGTTCATCTCTTCCGGAGGGGATCGCCTGAGGGCGGAGATGATCAAATATCGCCTCGGTGATTCCGTGGCCTACGAGGCCAGGGGAGATGTGTCGATCCTCTGGGAGGGACGCACTTTCGAGGCCGACTCCGCATGGCGCGAGGGTGACGATTTCCGTGCCAGGAATGTGCGGCGCTTCGAGGACCCCAAAGAGCGTGTTGCTCTGGTGGCACCCACGGTGGTGGGACGTGTCGAGAAGGGAGTGCTCGCGGAGGTGACCGCCGAAGGGGGCATTCTCGTGGAGGTCGCCGGGCGGGATGGAAAGCCCGTGCGCATTCGTGGTGCCAAGGGAATCTATTCCATCGTCAAGGGTTCCGTCGTCGTGACGGGAAACGCTTCCGCGGTTCAGGCTGGGCGCACTGTTTCCGCCCAGAGTTTGGTGATGAACCTTGTCACCCGGCGCATCGAAGCCCTCGGAACCCCCCAACTCACCTTTCCCGTGGGGGAGTGAACATGGGACGGATCTTTTCGGCGGAACGCCTCGTCAAAAGTTACCGTGGGAAGACCGTCGTCTCCTCGGTGAATCTTTCCGTGCAACAGGGAGAGATCGTCGGATTGCTCGGTCCGAACGGCGCGGGCAAGACCACGACCTTTTACATGCTCGTCGGGCTGATCTCCCCCGATTCGGGAAACGTCTACGTGGACGGAAGAGATGTCACGGAACTGCCCATGTTTGGGCGCGCCCGGCTTGGCGTGGGGTATCTTCCTCAAGAGGCGTCGGTGTTTCGCAATCTCTCCGTGGAGGACAATTTGCGTCTCGTCCTTGAAGAGCAGAACCATTCCTTGGGGGACTGGCGCGAGGTGCTGGAGC
Above is a genomic segment from Aminiphilus circumscriptus DSM 16581 containing:
- a CDS encoding aspartate kinase codes for the protein MSRLVLKFGGSSVADPGRMHAVAARIEPFVREGNEVVVVVSARGKTTDELLSLAGELRGQDNREMDQLLATGEQQSIALLALALRDRKVPARSFTGLQAGIYADGYHMEGRIRTVQPHCLEKALAEGVVPVVAGFQGINASGDIITLGRGGSDLSAVALAASLEADACHIYTDVTGVYSADPRLVPEARKLSRVSYGVCMEMAVMGAKVLQARSVEMAAQYDVPVYVASSFDEEEGTWVMREDVNERLVVQAVTQDGNVAKVAVLGVPDVPGIAAKLFGALGQNGIGVEMIIQSVMRGDVNDIAFLVHKAFLGEAIRICRNVARDIEAQGVTFDTEIARISVVGAGIANHPEVPSKMFSILADVGINIDMIASTAQSITCVIPSGQVETAVRALHRHFVEEEAPCASPS
- a CDS encoding LptA/OstA family protein, whose product is MKRRVSATAVTALGAGVIALLLCFSSVGHAEESGGSAVSGKVTLTAESLRYDPESQRIIAEGNVTIRRGAGRMTAERGEGRSDGSLFILTGNVAATFPEEELELACAYLTYRARDAWLLASGDVFISSGGDRLRAEMIKYRLGDSVAYEARGDVSILWEGRTFEADSAWREGDDFRARNVRRFEDPKERVALVAPTVVGRVEKGVLAEVTAEGGILVEVAGRDGKPVRIRGAKGIYSIVKGSVVVTGNASAVQAGRTVSAQSLVMNLVTRRIEALGTPQLTFPVGE
- a CDS encoding aspartate-semialdehyde dehydrogenase yields the protein MRVAVLGATGLVGREMIAVLEQRSFPVDELVPLASERSAGVVLPFRGESVAVRAVSEDAFEGVDLALFSAGSGPSRTWAPVARSKGAWVVDNSSAWRMAPDVFLVVPEVNAGTLPETPSVIANPNCATIQTVVALNPLHQAAGLLEFAAVTFQSVSGTGQAALRELAEGSSLARFERGIPLGGAERAQVYPHPIAFNVLPHIGGFDDEGISEEEWKMVRESRKILGLPELPVSCTTVRVPVFRGHAVAVTAVFRDALSPDEAREILRNAPGVVVEDDTGKSVYPLPRRAAGTDPVYVGRIRRDTARKNALALWVVSDNLRKGAALNAVQIGETLLEKGLLRH
- the thrB gene encoding homoserine kinase, with the protein product MTFPIRVRVPASSANLGSGFDTLGMGLTFYNVYEVLELLPSGTYQVEVVGEGSRELEDPAANLVIRSYEAAFEAWEREAPGLVFRALNAVPLCRGLGSSAGAVVGGVLLANALRERPLSKEELLPLMVRLEGHPDNVVPCCVGGMVVSCWDGERLRYLRLTSMPPDVSVVVAVPEFRVSTKAAREVLPEVVSLKDAVFNVSRAALFTAAWATGSWEHLLWAMEDKLHQQFRAKLFPGGEEILSEIRKSPECMGVAISGSGPSMMAFVKGNPQGVAGRMCRIFSGNGVRSRFFVLDVDEAGAKLSGGGGRVATGA
- the thrC gene encoding threonine synthase; protein product: MRGVLHRYGTNLRLTERTPLLSLGEGSTPLVACRNLGGELGIELFAKYEGLNPTGSFKDRGMVLAVAKALEAGSRAVVCASTGNTSASAAAYAATAGIPCHVLLPAGKVALGKLAQALIYGAKVIAVRGNFDTALDLARDASRRLGLAIVNSVNPYRLRGQRSAAWEICDDLGDAPDWLAIPVGNAGNITAYWAGFVQYARSGKASRIPRMMGFQAEGASPMVRGEDVPQPETVATAIRIGRPVNARKARWAVRRSGGAFAAVSDPEILEAQRILASREGLFAEPASAAPLAGLLALARRNELPRGIRVVMVLTGNGLKDPDAALGKTPAITEIDGNWSSLEEVFRS